The following is a genomic window from Micrococcus cohnii.
TGTTGGACAACTCGAGCGTGACGTGCCCGGTGAACCCGGGGTCGATGAACCCGGCGGTCGAGTGAGTCAGCAGACCCAGACGACCCAGGGAGGACTTGCCCTCCAGACGGGCGGCGACGTCCGCGGGCAGGCTCACCTGCTCGTACGTGGAGCCCAGGACGAACTCGCCGGGGTGCAGCACGAACGGCTCGTCGGGATCCACCTCGACCAGGCGCGTCAGTTCGTCCTGCTCCTGGGCGGGATCGATGTGCGCGTACCGGTGGTTGTCGAAGAGCCGGAAGTGGCGGTCCAGGCGGACATCGAGGGAGGCCGGCTGGACGAAGGAGGGGTCGAACGGGTCCAGGGCGACGCGCCCTGCCTCGATCTCGGAGCGGATATCGCGGTCACTGAGCAGCACGGGTTCACGGTAGCGCAGTCCGGCCGGCGCGCACCGGCACCGACCGTGGCGTGGTGTAGGGTGGTCCTCGCGCCGCAGGCGGAATGCCGAGCGGTTGCGCGGGCGTAGCTCAATGGTAGAGCGCTTGCTTCCCAAGCAAGATACGCGGGTTCGATTCCCGTCGCCCGCTCCGTTCATCGCGGAGTCCGCTCCGCCGCAGGCCCGGTTCTCGCCGGGCCTTTCGCGTCCCCGCAGCGACAGACAGAGCAGGCGGCCGACCGGTATGCGGGGCCGCCGGGAAGGGTCAGGGTGGGTCAGGTCCTCTCGGGCTTCACCGTCGTCTGGGTCATCATCGGCGTCGGCATGCTCGTGGGGCGCACCGGCGTCCTGGGTCCGGAGGCCCGGCCGGTCCTGTCCCGCGCGGCCTTCTTCATCGGTTCCCCCGCCTTGCTGTTCACGACGCTCGCGACCGCGGACGTCGGCGCCGTGCTCGGTCCGCAGCTGGGGGTCGCCGCCTCATCCGGGCTGCTGTGCGCGGCCCTGCACATGAGCCTGTCCCGGCTGCTGTTGCCCCGGCGGGCCAACTCGGAACGGATCATTCACGGTCTGAGCGCCTCGATGGTGAACTCGGCCAATCTGGGGCTGCCGGTCGCCGCCTACGTGTTCGGCGACGCCGCGCTCGCCGCCCCCGTGATCCTCTTCCAGCTGGCGCTCTACACGCCCCTGTACATCACGGCGCTCGAAGCGACGCTCTCCGCCGAGAGCGCCCGAGCCCCGGACGGGGTCCCGGCCGCCGGCCCGACGCCGTTCTCGCGCCGTCGGCGGGTGCTGCGACAGCTCGCGCAGACGGGGCGGAACCCGTTGATCATCGGCTCGCTGGGCGGCCTGGTGGTCTCCCTGACCGGGTGGGGCCTGCCCGATCCGCTGTGGGACTCGATCGAGCTGATCGGCGGGCTGTCCATCCCGGCCATGCTGATCGCGTTCGGCATGTCCCTGGTCGGCTCGCGCCCGCTGCGCCGGGCCGAGGGCCGACTGCCGGACACGCTGCTGGCCGCCGGGTGCAAACTCGTGCTGCATCCGCTGGCGGCCTGGACGATCGCAGCGCAGGTCTTCGCGCTCAGCGGCCAGGACCTGCTGGTCGCGGTGGTGCTGGCCTGCCTGCCGACGGCGCAGAATGTGTACGTCGCGGCCGTGCGCTATGAGACCGGCGAGGTGGTCGCGAAGGACGCCGTGCTCCTGACGACCGTGCTGGCGATTCCCGTCATGGTCGGCGCCGCCGCCGCGCTGGGCTGAGGCACGCGGCGCGCGGGCGCCGCCTCAGGCAGCGCCGTGGCCGTGCAGGGACTTGGCCCAGTGCTCGATCTCGTCCCACTGGCGGAAGTCGCCGAAACGCGCGCCGGCCAGCTTGATCTTCAGCTTGTCCAGGAACCCGAGGCGCTCCTCGACGACCGCGCCGCGGAAGTAGCCGATCTCCCGCGGGCCGTAAGCCTCGAGCTTGGCTCGCAGGTCCGCGTCGAGCTCCGGTGCGCCGCCGGAGACCAGCAGCACGAGCGGCTTCTTGGTCAGCTCGGCGCGGCGGGTGTCCAGGAATCCCTGCGCGTCCTTGGCGAGCCGACCGTTGTACACCGGCGCGGCGACGACCACGGCGTCGGCCGTGGCCAGCCACACCGCCGCCTCCGAGACGTCCTCCACAACCGTGTCGATGGCCTGGGCGTCGCGCAGGGTCTGGGCGACGCGCTCGGCGATCTGCCGGGTGGAGCCGTGGGCGGAGGAGGAGACGACGAGCGTGGTCATGGAAGTGCGGTCCTCACTGGATCGGGGGCGAGCGAGTCGACAGGGGCCGTGACCGGCCCGAGTCCTGTCGGTCAGTGTATCCCGCGCAGGTCCAGGTCGAGATGCCTCGCCGCCTGCTCTGGGGCTGCGTCCTCGGCGTGGACCGTCACGGGGATCCCCCAGTCCTGCTGGTACAGGTGGCACGCCGCGTGGTCCGGGATGGGCTGGCCGGCCTCGCCGTCGCACGCCGCGGCGCGGGCCGTCACGTGCAGGACGCCCTCGGCCACCTCGGGGTTCAGGCGCAGTCGACGCAGCAGACCGGTGGAGGTGCCGGCGCCCTCGAGCAGCAACGACTCCGGCGAGGCCGAGACCTTCACCTGGGTCGGATCACCCCAGCGGTCGTCGAGCTTCTGCCCGGCCGGCGCGGCAAAGCCGATGCGCAGCTCATGCTCGCCGGCGACGACCGGGGTGCGCGGCCGCTGGGTCTGCCGGGCGCCCTCGTCCACGGTGAGGTACTCCTCGGGCACCGCGAGGCGAGTGAGTCGGTGAGCGTTCGTCTCCACCACGACGATGGAGGTGGCCGCGCCGTCCGCGTCGATCTCGACGAGCACGTCCGAGGGCTCGGCCAGGCCCTGCGCGAGGGTCTGCACCTGGGCGGGGCGCTCACGGCCGGCGGCGTCGACCCCGGCCGGCACGTGCCGACGGACGGCCCCGTTGTAGGTGTCGGCGATCAGCACGGACCCGTCCGGCAGCGCCGCCACGCCCAGCGGATGCTGCAGGCGCGCCTGTTCGGCGGGCCCGTCGACGTGTCCGAAGTCGAACAGTCCGGCGCCCACGGCGGTCTCGACGCGCACGCCGTGGTCGTCGGCGGTGATCCGGCGCAGGGCGGAGGTCTCGGAGTCGGCGGCCCACACGGCGCCGTCGCCGTCGACCGACAGCCCGGAGGTCTGCGCGAACCAGGCCTCGGCCGCCGGACCGTCGGTGAGCCCCTCCAGCCCCGTGCCGGCCAGCAGCGACAGTTCTTCGGCCACGGGGTCGTAGGCGTGGATCTGATGGGTGCCGGCCATCGCGATCACGACGTGTCCCGCGGTCTCGTCCCACACGAGGTCCCACGGGGAGGACAGGGCCAGGCTCGTGGGATCGCCGGGCAGCGGGCCGGGTTCGACGGCCGCCGGCCGCTTGGCCCGTTCCGAGTCGATGAGCGCCTGCACGCCGTTGCCGGCGAGGGTGCGCACCCGGCCGGTGGCGAGTTCGAGCCCGCGCAGACGGTGGTTCACGGTGTCGGCGACGACGACGTCGTAGCCGACCCGCGCGGCGATCTCGGTCGGCAGCAGGGTCATGCCATTGGGCTCGGAGAACAGCGCCTGCTCCGGCCCGCCGTCGGCATGACCGCGCACGGCCGGCGTCGGGAACGCGAGCTCGGCTTGGGCACCGGAGGCCTCGGCCGGGTCGCCTCCACCGATCGCCCGCACGACGCTGCTCAGATCCGCGTCGACCTCGACGAGCCGGTGGTGGCCGGTGTCCGCGACCAGGAACGTGCCGGGGCGACTGCCCCGCCCGGCCAGGGAGATCGCCTTGCCGGGGAAACGCACGTCGCGGGCCACCGGCTCGGGCGGCACATAGGGCCCGGAACCGCGGTGCAGCGTGCCCGCCGCCTCGTGCTCGGCGACGAGCTCCTGCACGAGCGAGC
Proteins encoded in this region:
- a CDS encoding NHL domain-containing thioredoxin family protein, yielding MTEPHASQPHAPRAASRVRASALSGRGWLNTGGEQLSLESLRGKIVVLDFWTFCCINCLHVLDELRPLEEEFSDVLVTVGVHSPKFEHEADPDALAAAVERYEIAHPVLDDPELATWQAYAARAWPTLVVVDPEGNIAAHLSGEGHVAGLRSLVQELVAEHEAAGTLHRGSGPYVPPEPVARDVRFPGKAISLAGRGSRPGTFLVADTGHHRLVEVDADLSSVVRAIGGGDPAEASGAQAELAFPTPAVRGHADGGPEQALFSEPNGMTLLPTEIAARVGYDVVVADTVNHRLRGLELATGRVRTLAGNGVQALIDSERAKRPAAVEPGPLPGDPTSLALSSPWDLVWDETAGHVVIAMAGTHQIHAYDPVAEELSLLAGTGLEGLTDGPAAEAWFAQTSGLSVDGDGAVWAADSETSALRRITADDHGVRVETAVGAGLFDFGHVDGPAEQARLQHPLGVAALPDGSVLIADTYNGAVRRHVPAGVDAAGRERPAQVQTLAQGLAEPSDVLVEIDADGAATSIVVVETNAHRLTRLAVPEEYLTVDEGARQTQRPRTPVVAGEHELRIGFAAPAGQKLDDRWGDPTQVKVSASPESLLLEGAGTSTGLLRRLRLNPEVAEGVLHVTARAAACDGEAGQPIPDHAACHLYQQDWGIPVTVHAEDAAPEQAARHLDLDLRGIH
- a CDS encoding flavodoxin domain-containing protein, whose amino-acid sequence is MTTLVVSSSAHGSTRQIAERVAQTLRDAQAIDTVVEDVSEAAVWLATADAVVVAAPVYNGRLAKDAQGFLDTRRAELTKKPLVLLVSGGAPELDADLRAKLEAYGPREIGYFRGAVVEERLGFLDKLKIKLAGARFGDFRQWDEIEHWAKSLHGHGAA
- the dcd gene encoding dCTP deaminase → MLLSDRDIRSEIEAGRVALDPFDPSFVQPASLDVRLDRHFRLFDNHRYAHIDPAQEQDELTRLVEVDPDEPFVLHPGEFVLGSTYEQVSLPADVAARLEGKSSLGRLGLLTHSTAGFIDPGFTGHVTLELSNMATLPIKLWPGMKVGQLCFFRLSSPAEHPYGSGPHGNRYQGQRGPTASRSHLNFHRTVVER
- a CDS encoding AEC family transporter → MGQVLSGFTVVWVIIGVGMLVGRTGVLGPEARPVLSRAAFFIGSPALLFTTLATADVGAVLGPQLGVAASSGLLCAALHMSLSRLLLPRRANSERIIHGLSASMVNSANLGLPVAAYVFGDAALAAPVILFQLALYTPLYITALEATLSAESARAPDGVPAAGPTPFSRRRRVLRQLAQTGRNPLIIGSLGGLVVSLTGWGLPDPLWDSIELIGGLSIPAMLIAFGMSLVGSRPLRRAEGRLPDTLLAAGCKLVLHPLAAWTIAAQVFALSGQDLLVAVVLACLPTAQNVYVAAVRYETGEVVAKDAVLLTTVLAIPVMVGAAAALG